Proteins encoded in a region of the Sphingomonas sp. HMP9 genome:
- a CDS encoding AraC family transcriptional regulator, whose translation MKAALPNYHARMQRVLDHIDRHLGDDLDLDAMSGIAAFSKFHFHRQFTATFGLSVHRYVQLARMKRASYRLAYRDAQSITEIAMDAGYDAPDAFARAFRQRVGQSPSSFRKAPDWEPWLAAFGPLNTARSKLMQTTYTPDDVTIRDVAPTPVAIMEHRGDPATIGATIQRFIAWRKRTGLSPKVSPTFNVFYSDPCTTPPAEYRMDLCVGTDRPIEANGERIEAGIIPGGRCAVLRVVGNTENLEPAALYLYRDWLPATGEEARDFPLYCQRVAFFPEVPEHEAVAELFLPLK comes from the coding sequence ATGAAGGCGGCGCTTCCCAACTACCATGCCCGGATGCAGCGGGTATTAGATCACATCGACCGGCATTTGGGCGATGATCTAGACCTGGATGCGATGAGCGGCATCGCGGCCTTTTCGAAATTCCACTTCCACCGGCAGTTCACGGCGACCTTCGGGCTATCCGTGCATCGCTACGTCCAGCTCGCCCGCATGAAGCGTGCATCCTATCGGCTGGCCTACAGGGACGCGCAGAGCATTACCGAAATAGCGATGGACGCCGGTTACGACGCCCCGGATGCCTTTGCCCGCGCCTTCCGGCAACGGGTCGGGCAATCGCCGTCGTCGTTCAGGAAGGCTCCCGATTGGGAGCCGTGGCTAGCGGCCTTCGGGCCTCTCAACACCGCGAGGAGTAAGCTCATGCAGACCACCTACACACCCGACGATGTGACAATCCGCGACGTAGCCCCGACCCCGGTGGCGATCATGGAGCATCGCGGCGATCCGGCGACGATCGGCGCTACCATCCAGCGGTTTATTGCTTGGCGGAAGAGAACCGGCCTGTCGCCGAAGGTTAGCCCGACATTTAACGTCTTTTACTCCGATCCTTGCACGACGCCCCCGGCCGAGTATCGCATGGACCTGTGCGTCGGCACCGATCGGCCGATCGAGGCAAACGGCGAGCGGATCGAGGCAGGCATCATCCCCGGCGGACGCTGCGCGGTGCTGCGCGTCGTCGGCAACACCGAAAATCTGGAGCCGGCCGCCCTGTACCTTTACCGAGATTGGCTACCCGCCACTGGTGAGGAGGCGCGGGATTTTCCGCTCTACTGCCAGCGCGTCGCCTTCTTCCCGGAAGTGCCGGAGCATGAGGCGGTCGCGGAATTGTTCCTGCCACTGAAATAG
- a CDS encoding IS3 family transposase (programmed frameshift): MTKQRRFTKEFEDEAVRLVATSGRTQRAVAEDLGVGLSTLVRWIGRRRDRLMEMPGEAPQADMAAELKHLRRENEILRQERDILKRATGFFRPGGKSMRFALVDQAKKDFPVHRLCQVLGISPSGYFAWKDRPASRRQRDDMVMLAHVRSAFALSNGTYGSPRMTRELQDDGFAIGRRRTARLMRENGLRGRQKRRFKRTTDSEHSWPIAPNIIDQDFTATAPNQKWGVDISYVWTREGWLYLAVVIDLFSRRVIGWAVGDRLHRDLALAALRKALVMRRPPEGLIHHSDRGSQYCSVDYQAELRRHGIRISMSGKGNCYDNAMVETFFKTIKSELVWRTVFYTRDEAAQAIARYIDGFYNPVRRHSALDYISPAQFERTASR; the protein is encoded by the exons ATGACGAAGCAGCGACGATTTACGAAGGAATTCGAGGACGAGGCGGTCCGGCTGGTGGCGACCAGCGGGCGTACGCAGCGTGCGGTGGCGGAGGATCTGGGCGTTGGCCTGTCTACGCTGGTACGCTGGATCGGCCGTCGTCGTGATCGATTGATGGAGATGCCCGGCGAGGCGCCGCAGGCAGATATGGCTGCCGAGTTGAAGCACCTTCGGCGGGAGAACGAGATCCTCCGACAAGAGCGCGACATACTGAAGCGGGCGACCG GCTTTTTTCGCCCGGGAGGGAAGTCGATGAGGTTCGCGCTCGTCGATCAGGCGAAGAAGGATTTCCCCGTACACCGCCTTTGCCAAGTGCTCGGCATCAGCCCGAGCGGCTATTTCGCGTGGAAAGATCGACCTGCCAGTCGGCGTCAACGCGACGATATGGTGATGCTGGCGCATGTCCGTTCTGCGTTCGCGCTGTCGAACGGCACCTATGGCAGCCCGCGTATGACACGCGAGTTGCAGGATGATGGCTTCGCCATCGGACGCAGGCGCACGGCGCGACTGATGCGTGAGAACGGCCTACGGGGCCGGCAGAAACGCCGGTTCAAACGAACGACCGACAGCGAGCACAGCTGGCCGATCGCACCGAATATCATCGACCAGGATTTTACTGCAACGGCACCCAACCAGAAGTGGGGCGTGGACATCTCGTATGTCTGGACGCGGGAGGGATGGCTCTATCTGGCCGTGGTCATCGACCTCTTCTCCCGACGTGTGATCGGTTGGGCCGTCGGCGACCGGCTGCACCGTGATCTGGCGCTCGCCGCGCTGCGCAAGGCCCTCGTCATGCGGCGTCCGCCTGAAGGGCTCATCCATCACTCGGACCGCGGCAGTCAATATTGTTCGGTGGATTACCAGGCCGAGCTGCGCCGCCACGGCATCCGTATCTCCATGTCGGGAAAGGGAAATTGCTACGATAATGCGATGGTCGAGACGTTCTTCAAGACGATCAAATCCGAGCTCGTCTGGCGCACCGTCTTCTATACCCGCGACGAAGCCGCACAGGCCATTGCCCGCTATATCGACGGCTTCTACAACCCCGTCCGGCGCCACTCCGCGCTCGACTACATCAGCCCCGCCCAGTTCGAACGAACTGCGTCACGCTGA